The uncultured Fretibacterium sp. genome contains the following window.
TCTGAGCCTCCAGAAGGATCATCAGCCGGTTCGACACCATGAAGCCCAGATCATTTCGACACCATGAAGCCCAGATCATTTCGACACCATGAAGCCCAGATCATTTCGACACCATGAAGCCCAGATCATTATAGAGACCATCCACCATGACGTTCTCGATGGTGATGTCCGTCAGGTCCGTCTCCGTAGCTGTCGTATCCTCCGGGTGCAGTGTCCGGTAGAGCTGCAGCAGGTACTTTTTGTCGCCGAACAGATCGGAGAAGACGCTGGCCTTTATCGTGCGCTTCATCCCTTCCGGTGCGCGCATCGTCTGTGGCTCTGTCTTCCCCATACCGAACACCTCCTGATCGATACCATTATATAACCACCAATATGACTCTCTATCGTCAATGTTTTCCTGATCCTACGTGCTGTAGAGAAGGATGTGGGCCTCCGGGCCATCTGCACTGCGCTCTAAAAGTATCTTACGCTCCAGTGCTTTTGTATATTTTACTTAGTGATTGCCATGTAAATATGCCCAATACTAACATCAAAATACTCAACATAAACAGAAACAGAGCGCCTAAATATCCCCGAGAAAAGATCTCTGCGGCCGGATAATACGTTGCACAAAACACGGGAACCGCCAGAGTCAGAAGCGTCCTTGCCCAGCGAGGATATATGGTCATCGGAAAGCGGCCGAAGGAATGAAGCTGAAAGACCGTGTGCGTCACCGGAAAGTTATCGACGGCGACGAACGCCAGGGAGGAGGTCAGGATATTGATGCTCAAATAGACGTTGGCCGAAACGCCCAAGGACAAAAACAGCTTTGTCATCGCGCCAGGGGAAACGGCATCGGCGATCCGAAGGCCGTACAGACAACAGAACAAACCCCAGAGGATTCCTCCCATCCCGTCGATATCGAAGCGGCTGGCCAGCACCTGCACCAAGGGAGGCATAGGCCGGGTCAGGACGGAATCGTACGCACCCGACCGGACGAACACATTGCCGAACTGCCAGAGGGCCTCGGCGAACGTGTGCTGTACCCCATCTCCGAATACGGACAGCCCGTACAGAACCAGCAGGTACCCTTTGGGGACCCGGATTGTCTGTGCACGGTCGAATACGATGTCGATCAACAGGAAATTGGGCAGATGCCAGACAACCGTCCCCAGAATGCCGAACGCCATGTCCAAAGGATATTGCCGGATCGAACGCAGGCGATGATAGAGGAGAAACCAATACGCCTTGAACCATTGATTCATCGCAGAACCGTCCTCAAGATCTCGACATCGAAAAACAAGCCACAGCGCGCAACAAGGCCCTTGAGATGCTAACCTCCATCATCCCCCCTGAATTTGCAGTTTTTTCGTAAAGGCAGCATCCGCAGCGACGGATAAGGCGACCATCAGGACACAATACACGAGCTGAAGCGAGAGGGCGCCCGCGGCATCAGCAGACGCCGTCAGTATCCGCACAGGGGTGTCGATCATATAGGCGAAGGGCAGCGTCTCCATTGCCCGTCCAACCGACAGAGGAAACATGTGGAGCGGGACAACGGCCCCGCTTGAAATCTGCACAATTCCATCGCGCAATGCGCTGACCCCCCAGTGGTTGCGCGTCAGCGTGCACAGAAACGACAGCAGAAAGTCGAGGCAGTAGCAGATGACCAGGGAGACGAAGACCGAAAGGGCACACAAAAACAGCGACACCCAACGAACTTTCATGTCGACGAAAAAAAGCAGGAACATAATCAGAGGAATGCCCTGTACGACGAATACGGTGAGTTTTCTCGACAGGAAGTCGATAAAGGAAAGGGCGAGATAACGAATGGGCTTGGTCAGATGGAGCGCTACTTTTCCGCTTTTTATATCGCCGGCGATAGCCCAGATGTTGTTGGAACAGACGAAGAAGAAAAAGAATCGGGCCAGGAGGACATAGCGTAAAGTCTCCCAATCCGCGTCACAAATGCCTCTCCAAAAGCAATAAAACAGGGCCACTTGGCACATCGCACCCAAAAAGCTGAGAAAGGATGCCGTTTTGTACATCAGCAGCCGCTTGAAATTGGCCCGGACATGCAACCGCACCATGTTCCACATGCTACGACCTCATCTGAAGAAGGCGCTCTTCAAGCGAGACATTTGCGATAGTGATCTCGGCGACCGAAGCGGTATCGTAGATACTCGCTACAAGGGTTCTTATCAGCGCGTTGTCGTTGGGACAATAGATCTTCAAAACGCGCTCCTCGGCAGCCACACGGATCCCCTCGTGCTCCTCCAGCATCCGGGATGCCCGGTCCAGCGATCTCGAGTCGTGAAATTCGACGCCTATTCTCCTGTACAGATCGCCACCGCGCAAAAATCCGGTCAAAGGCCCATCGTAGCGGAGCTCTCCCTTGTCGATCAACAGGATCTTCCCGCACACGCTCTCGATATCGTTCATCAGGTGCGTGGTCAGGACCATCGTGATACCGTGCTGGCGATTCATGTAGCTTATCGCCTGCAGCAGCCTCGCCCTGTTGTAGACGTCCAGTCCTATCGTCGCCTCGTCCAGAAACAGCAGTCTGGGCTCATGCAGCAGGGTCAGCAAGAAGTCGCAGATCATCTTTTGACCGAGGCTGAGCTGCCTGACGGGAACATCCAGAAAATCCAGGTCCAAAATACGGCTGAACTCCTCCAACTTGTGCAACACGTCCTTGGAGGACAGGCCGTAGATGCTACCGTTGACAAAAAAGGAGTCCCTGGCAGGAAGGTCCCACATCATCTGGCTCCGCTGCCCGAACATGACGCCGTAGTGTCTGCACAGGCTTCTGCGATCGCGGGCAGGGACGTAGCCCATGACCGAAACGGTTCCGGCGGTAGGATGGATGATCCCCGTCATCAGCTTGATCATCGTCGATTTTCCGGCGCCGTTCATCCCGATAAGCCCAACGGCATCGCCCTCCCCGACGGTAAAGCTGACGCCACACAAGGCCCGGACGACTACCCCGCTTTTCAGGCTGTAATGTTTCGTCAAATCGCTCGCTTCTATTATCGGTATTGGCACCGGATCCTCACCGCAACTTTCGTTTTCCCGGAAAACCCCTTCGATTGCTGTCCCTTATGATACAGCAGCCTGCCGTTGCACGTGACCGTATGCACATCCGATGTCTGAGTTGCGTAGACAATGGCTGAGTAGGCGTTGTTCAACGGATACAGATGTGGCTTGTCACAGCCAATCAGGACGATAGCGGCGGCCCCGCCTTCCTCAAGACGGCCTGTCATGGAGAAACCGCAAGCTTTTTCTCCTTCGCTCATTGCCATTTCAAATACCTGAGCTGCTGGCAGAGCCAAGGGCTGCACCGCAGAGCCCTTGCTTAGGCCATGTTAACACAAAAGCAAGAAAAGGCGGGCTTTTTGCCTGCTTCGCCGAACGGCACAGCACTCAAGAGCTGGCGATCTCAAGGAGCTGGCCGCCTGCTTAAATATCCAAGTTCTTCACCTCATGCGCATAGGACGTGATGAAGTCCCGCCTCGGCTCGACCTTGTCGCCCATCAGGATGTCGAAGTACTCGTCGGCGAGCAGATCGTCGTTGAGCTCGATCTGCCGGAGCACACGATTGGTGGGGTCCATCGTCGTCTCCCAGAGCTGGGACGGGTTCATCTCTCCGAGTCCCTTGTAGCGCTGCACCCCGACCTTGGTCGGGTCGGGGGCCCCGTCCACGTGCTGGCGCAGTTCCTTCTCGGTGTAGCAGTACTGGACCTGCTTGCCCTTCTGCACCCTGTAGAGGGGGGGCTGGGCCAGATAGAGGTAGCCCTGATTGATCAGCTCGGGCATGTGGCGGTAGAAGAAGGTGAGGAGCAGCGTGCTGATGTGCGCGCCGTCGACGTCCGCATCCGTCATGATGATGATCTTGTGGTAGCGCAGCTTTTTCTCGTCGAACTCGTTGCCGATGCCGCAGCCCAGGGCCTGGATGATCGTGCGGATCTCGTTGTTGGAGAGCATCTTGTCGAGCCGCGCCTTTTCCACGTTCAGGATCTTGCCCCTCAGGGGAAGGATGGCCTGGAACGAGCGGTCCCGGCCCTGCTTGGCGCTGCCGCCGGCGCTGTCGCCCTCGACGATGTAGAGCTCCGTGTTCTCCGGGGTCCTGGAGGAGCAGTCCGCGAGCTTCCCGGGGAGGTTCAGGCCCGTCATGGACCCCTTGCGGACGAGCTCGCGCGCCTTCTTGGCGGCCTCGCGGGCCTGCCGGGCGCGGACCGCCTTGTCCACGATGGGACGGAGAAGGTCGGGGGCGTCCTCGAACCAGGAGAGCAGTCCCTCGTAGACGAAGGAGTCCACGGCGCCCCGGACCTCGCTGTTCCCCAGCTTGGTCTTGGTCTGCCCCTCGAACTGGGGGTTGCCCAGCTTGACGGACAGCACGCAGGTCAGGCCCTCCTTCAGGTCGTCGCCGGAGAGGTTCTCGTCCTTGTCGCGCAGGATCTTGTTGTTCCGCGCGGCTTCGTTGACGGCCCGGGTCATGGCGGTCCGGAGCCCCGACACATGCGTCCCCCCCTCGATCGTGTGGATGAGGTTGGCGAAGGAGAAGATGCGTTCGAGGTAGCTGTCGTTGTACTGGAACCCGACGTCGATCGCGATGCCGTCCCGCTCCCCGGAGAGGATGACGGGAGGGGTGAAGAGGGCCGTCTTGCCGCGGTCCAGATACTCGACGAAGGCCCGTATGCCCCCGTCGAAGTGGTACTCCTTCTTTTCCCCCGTGCGCTCGTCCTCCACGGAGATGGCGAGCCCCGGGTTGAGGAACGCCAGCTCCCGAAGGCGGCTCTTCAACACGTCCAGGGAGTGGTGGACCTCCTCGAAGATCGTGTCGTCGGGGAGGTAGTGGATCAGGGTGCCGCGCCAATCCGCGGGGGTCCCCGGCGAGAGGTCGGTGACGGGAATTCCCCGTTCGAACCGCTGGGTGCGCTGCACGCCGTCGCGCGCGATCGTGACCTCCAGCCAGGTCGAGAGCGCGTTGACCACTGAGACGCCCACGCCGTGAAGCCCGCCCGAGACCTTGTAGGCGCCGTTCCCGAACTTTCCCCCCGCGTGCAGGATGGTGAGGACGACCTCGCAGGTCGGACGCCCGTTGTAGGGGTGCGGGTCCGTGGGGATGCCGCGCCCGTTGTCCCGGACGCTGATGCTCTCGTCCGCGTGGATGGTGACCTCGATGCGGTCGCAGTAGCCGCCGATCGCCTCGTCGACGGCGTTGTCGACGACCTCGTAGATGAGGTGGTGGAGGCCCCGGCTCCCGGTGTCCCCGATGTACATGCCGGGGCGCTTGCGAACGGCCTCGAGTCCTTCCAGTACCTGTATGCTTCCGGCGTCGTAGCCGCCCTCCGCGTTCCGTGTGTCCTGAGTCATCTCGCTGCGTTTTCCTCCGTGACAATCTGCATTCTCGATCGCCGTATTCCTGATCGTCTGAAAAGCTCCCAGCCCACGGTGCGCCCCGGGCGAAAGGGGCCTTCGCGGTATTTTTACTCTGCCTTCCGCCCCGCGCGGCTGATATGATACGTCTCCGAGTCGGAATCGTTCATGTTGGAATTGTTCCGTGTCCAACCT
Protein-coding sequences here:
- a CDS encoding ABC-2 family transporter protein, producing the protein MNQWFKAYWFLLYHRLRSIRQYPLDMAFGILGTVVWHLPNFLLIDIVFDRAQTIRVPKGYLLVLYGLSVFGDGVQHTFAEALWQFGNVFVRSGAYDSVLTRPMPPLVQVLASRFDIDGMGGILWGLFCCLYGLRIADAVSPGAMTKLFLSLGVSANVYLSINILTSSLAFVAVDNFPVTHTVFQLHSFGRFPMTIYPRWARTLLTLAVPVFCATYYPAAEIFSRGYLGALFLFMLSILMLVLGIFTWQSLSKIYKSTGA
- a CDS encoding ATP-binding cassette domain-containing protein gives rise to the protein MTKHYSLKSGVVVRALCGVSFTVGEGDAVGLIGMNGAGKSTMIKLMTGIIHPTAGTVSVMGYVPARDRRSLCRHYGVMFGQRSQMMWDLPARDSFFVNGSIYGLSSKDVLHKLEEFSRILDLDFLDVPVRQLSLGQKMICDFLLTLLHEPRLLFLDEATIGLDVYNRARLLQAISYMNRQHGITMVLTTHLMNDIESVCGKILLIDKGELRYDGPLTGFLRGGDLYRRIGVEFHDSRSLDRASRMLEEHEGIRVAAEERVLKIYCPNDNALIRTLVASIYDTASVAEITIANVSLEERLLQMRS
- a CDS encoding ABC-2 family transporter protein, with the protein product MWNMVRLHVRANFKRLLMYKTASFLSFLGAMCQVALFYCFWRGICDADWETLRYVLLARFFFFFVCSNNIWAIAGDIKSGKVALHLTKPIRYLALSFIDFLSRKLTVFVVQGIPLIMFLLFFVDMKVRWVSLFLCALSVFVSLVICYCLDFLLSFLCTLTRNHWGVSALRDGIVQISSGAVVPLHMFPLSVGRAMETLPFAYMIDTPVRILTASADAAGALSLQLVYCVLMVALSVAADAAFTKKLQIQGG
- the gyrB gene encoding DNA topoisomerase (ATP-hydrolyzing) subunit B; its protein translation is MTQDTRNAEGGYDAGSIQVLEGLEAVRKRPGMYIGDTGSRGLHHLIYEVVDNAVDEAIGGYCDRIEVTIHADESISVRDNGRGIPTDPHPYNGRPTCEVVLTILHAGGKFGNGAYKVSGGLHGVGVSVVNALSTWLEVTIARDGVQRTQRFERGIPVTDLSPGTPADWRGTLIHYLPDDTIFEEVHHSLDVLKSRLRELAFLNPGLAISVEDERTGEKKEYHFDGGIRAFVEYLDRGKTALFTPPVILSGERDGIAIDVGFQYNDSYLERIFSFANLIHTIEGGTHVSGLRTAMTRAVNEAARNNKILRDKDENLSGDDLKEGLTCVLSVKLGNPQFEGQTKTKLGNSEVRGAVDSFVYEGLLSWFEDAPDLLRPIVDKAVRARQAREAAKKARELVRKGSMTGLNLPGKLADCSSRTPENTELYIVEGDSAGGSAKQGRDRSFQAILPLRGKILNVEKARLDKMLSNNEIRTIIQALGCGIGNEFDEKKLRYHKIIIMTDADVDGAHISTLLLTFFYRHMPELINQGYLYLAQPPLYRVQKGKQVQYCYTEKELRQHVDGAPDPTKVGVQRYKGLGEMNPSQLWETTMDPTNRVLRQIELNDDLLADEYFDILMGDKVEPRRDFITSYAHEVKNLDI